The Myxocyprinus asiaticus isolate MX2 ecotype Aquarium Trade chromosome 39, UBuf_Myxa_2, whole genome shotgun sequence genome window below encodes:
- the LOC127430291 gene encoding transmembrane protein 199-like, which produces MASSFKIGERFHEKVKGLLEGESSISADLREELEAVKEQSIPFKTVRKLHKLLQENGHPVYLHELLEDSTLYLPEVITPPRNPQLVARLEKIKAKLANEEYRRITRNVNPQEINQHETLADFGRQVRSVKAVVVTVFNFLVTVVAAFACSYLGSQYIFTETAARVISAVIAASVVGLAELYVLVRTMEGDLGEP; this is translated from the exons ATGGCTTCTTCGTTTAAAATCGGGGAGAGGTTTCATGAGAAGGTGAAAGGTTTATTGGAGGGAGAGTCTTCCATATCTGCAGATCTCAGGGAAGAACTGGAGGCTGTGAAAGAGCAGTCCATACCATTCAAGACTGTGAGAAAACTCCATAAACTTCTTCAAGAAAATG GACATCCAGTGTACCTTCATGAACTGCTTGAGGACAGCACACTTTATCTTCCAGAGGTCATAACACCCCCAAGG AACCCCCAGCTGGTGGCCCGTCtagaaaaaattaaagcaaaactTGCCAATGAAGAATATAGGAGAATTACACGGAATGTAAATCCACAG GAAATTAATCAGCATGAAACCTTAGCAGACTTTGGAAGACAAG TGCGTTCTGTCAAGGCAGTTGTCGTTACCGTGTTCAACTTCCTGGTAACTGTAGTTGCTGCATTTGCTTGTTCATATCTGGGCAGCCAGTATATATTCACTGAGACAGCTGCG agaGTAATATCTGCAGTGATTGCAGCTTCTGTTGTTGGGCTAGCAGAGCTTTATGTTCTAGTTCGGACTATGGAAGGAGACCTTGGAGAGCCCTAA
- the LOC127430283 gene encoding polymerase delta-interacting protein 2-like isoform X2, with amino-acid sequence MAACAIRRGLLSTACKYNTQKCSHRILSAVDFSSGLDAKRPQTLCSACGLSSFPQTRFMSSRPEGKILEPVGVFEALKQHGKYETGQLFLHSVFGYRGIVLFPWHARLYDRDVSPAAPDSKPDSAGHGSKEVKGKMHTYYQVLIDTRDCPHISQRSQTEAVTFLANHDDSRALYAIPGLDYVSHEDILPYNSTEQVPIQHELFERFLMFNPSKNPPFTARDTLRAWQEKNHPWLELSDVHRETTEKIRVTVIPFYMGMREAQNSHVYWWRYCIRLENLGNEVVQLRERHWRIFSLSGTLETVRGRGVVGKEPVLSREQPAFQYSSHVSLQAPSGHMWGTFCFERTNGSHFDVRIPPFSLESNKYDKAPPTGYPL; translated from the exons ATGGCAGCGTGCGCAATACGTCGGGGTTTATTGTCCACCGCCTGTAAATATAACACGCAGAAATGCTCTCACAGAATACTGAGTGCAGTTGATTTCAGCAGCGGATTAGATGCTAAAAGACCTCAGACGTTGTGTTCAGCTTGCGGGCTGTCCAGTTTTCCGCAGACGAGGTTCATGTCATCACG ACCAGAAGGGAAAATACTGGAACCTGTTGGAGTGTTTGAGGCCTTGAAGCAACATGGCAAATATGAAACAGGCCAg CTTTTCCTGCACAGTGTATTTGGTTACAGAGGAATAGTGTTGTTCCCCTGGCATGCTCGACTCTATGATAGAGACGTGAGCCCTGCTGCACCTGACAG CAAGCCGGACTCTGCGGGCCATGGGTCCAAAGAGGTGAAGGGGAAAATGCATACGTACTACCAGGTCCTCATAGACACCAGAGACTGCCCACATATA TCTCAGCGGTCTCAGACCGAAGCGGTTACTTTCCTGGCCAATCATGATGACAGCAGGGCCCTGTATGCTATTCCAG GTCTGGATTATGTCAGTCATGAAGACATCCTGCCTTATAACTCCACTGAGCAAGTTCCTATCCAGCATGAGCTGTTTGAACGCTTCCTCATGTTCAACCCCTCCAAAA ATCCCCCATTCACTGCAAGAGATACACTCAGGGCCTGGCAGGAGAAGAACCATCCCTGGCTGGAGCTCTCAGATGTACACAGAGAAACCACAGAGAAAATCCGCGTCACTGTGATCCCCTTCTACATGGGCATGAGA gAAGCTCAGAACTCCCATGTGTATTGG TGGAGATATTGCATTCGTTTGGAGAACCTGGGCAATGAGGTGGTTCAACTCCGGGAAAGACACTGGAGGATCTTCAGTCTCTCAGGGACTCTGGAAACAGTCCGTGGCAGAGGAGTGGTTGGCAAG GAGCCAGTTTTGTCAAGAGAACAGCCGGCCTTTCAGTACAGCAGTCATGTTTCACTTCAAGCACCCAGTGGACACATGTG GGGGACATTCTGTTTTGAGAGGACAAATGGCTCACACTTTGATGTGCGCATTCCACCTTTTTCATTAGAGAGCAATAAGTATGACAAAGCTCCCCCCACTGGCTATCCCTTGTAA
- the LOC127430283 gene encoding polymerase delta-interacting protein 2-like isoform X1 — protein MAACAIRRGLLSTACKYNTQKCSHRILSAVDFSSGLDAKRPQTLCSACGLSSFPQTRFMSSRNRPEGKILEPVGVFEALKQHGKYETGQLFLHSVFGYRGIVLFPWHARLYDRDVSPAAPDSKPDSAGHGSKEVKGKMHTYYQVLIDTRDCPHISQRSQTEAVTFLANHDDSRALYAIPGLDYVSHEDILPYNSTEQVPIQHELFERFLMFNPSKNPPFTARDTLRAWQEKNHPWLELSDVHRETTEKIRVTVIPFYMGMREAQNSHVYWWRYCIRLENLGNEVVQLRERHWRIFSLSGTLETVRGRGVVGKEPVLSREQPAFQYSSHVSLQAPSGHMWGTFCFERTNGSHFDVRIPPFSLESNKYDKAPPTGYPL, from the exons ATGGCAGCGTGCGCAATACGTCGGGGTTTATTGTCCACCGCCTGTAAATATAACACGCAGAAATGCTCTCACAGAATACTGAGTGCAGTTGATTTCAGCAGCGGATTAGATGCTAAAAGACCTCAGACGTTGTGTTCAGCTTGCGGGCTGTCCAGTTTTCCGCAGACGAGGTTCATGTCATCACG AAACAGACCAGAAGGGAAAATACTGGAACCTGTTGGAGTGTTTGAGGCCTTGAAGCAACATGGCAAATATGAAACAGGCCAg CTTTTCCTGCACAGTGTATTTGGTTACAGAGGAATAGTGTTGTTCCCCTGGCATGCTCGACTCTATGATAGAGACGTGAGCCCTGCTGCACCTGACAG CAAGCCGGACTCTGCGGGCCATGGGTCCAAAGAGGTGAAGGGGAAAATGCATACGTACTACCAGGTCCTCATAGACACCAGAGACTGCCCACATATA TCTCAGCGGTCTCAGACCGAAGCGGTTACTTTCCTGGCCAATCATGATGACAGCAGGGCCCTGTATGCTATTCCAG GTCTGGATTATGTCAGTCATGAAGACATCCTGCCTTATAACTCCACTGAGCAAGTTCCTATCCAGCATGAGCTGTTTGAACGCTTCCTCATGTTCAACCCCTCCAAAA ATCCCCCATTCACTGCAAGAGATACACTCAGGGCCTGGCAGGAGAAGAACCATCCCTGGCTGGAGCTCTCAGATGTACACAGAGAAACCACAGAGAAAATCCGCGTCACTGTGATCCCCTTCTACATGGGCATGAGA gAAGCTCAGAACTCCCATGTGTATTGG TGGAGATATTGCATTCGTTTGGAGAACCTGGGCAATGAGGTGGTTCAACTCCGGGAAAGACACTGGAGGATCTTCAGTCTCTCAGGGACTCTGGAAACAGTCCGTGGCAGAGGAGTGGTTGGCAAG GAGCCAGTTTTGTCAAGAGAACAGCCGGCCTTTCAGTACAGCAGTCATGTTTCACTTCAAGCACCCAGTGGACACATGTG GGGGACATTCTGTTTTGAGAGGACAAATGGCTCACACTTTGATGTGCGCATTCCACCTTTTTCATTAGAGAGCAATAAGTATGACAAAGCTCCCCCCACTGGCTATCCCTTGTAA